Genomic segment of Drosophila ananassae strain 14024-0371.13 chromosome 2L, ASM1763931v2, whole genome shotgun sequence:
taaaatttgtcGATTTCTGACCATAAACTTTTGATTGTAAATATACGTATGTATGGGGCtaagtatatatatgtttttgttgGTGTATATGTATTTTGTAAATGTGTATAAATTGTAAGTCATTAATATCCATAATAAACTAATAactattataatatatatcttataatGCCTGTCGGATGCTCATATTCGTGCTCCGTTTCCAATTAAGACTCCTCCGTCTATGTTATTTATTGTGGTCGGGCGAGAAAGTGCGACCCATGCGACTCCTTGCGACCCATGGCCAGAAAGTGGGCCCATTGATTTATGGCCAACACCGGCCGTCCTAGTTTAAATTATGATTGGGCTTACGCATGAATTAATTGTTCTGAACACCTCTCTAGTCTGGTTGTGTGCATTTTGGGATCAATTTCGAAATGCCTTTCGCTTGATTGGCAGTCATGCTATTACTACAATATATTCTcaatcaatttttattattattatttatccaaATTAAAGCGAGCGTTGCAGTCTGAAATTTGACTTTGTATTTTACAGTTTACGCTTTAATTGCTGTGGTCTATTTCTGCTGATTGCTCTCATTGTTTCTGCTTTTAACCATTTAACTGGGATCTGTATCTGTGCATCTGTGTATCTGTacctgtatctgtatctgaatctATATGTATACGTGTTATGCCTATTGGTAGTTAAAcaattatatgtatattaaacTGGCGCACAATTTTACACTTGACTGCCCGTTCAGAGTCTGTTGCTTTGTTTTCACTTTGCCTATATTTAATTTCACCTTTTTTCACTGtttgcatttgtttgtttgtttgtctatACTATTTCACTATTGCTGGATTGCTTGCTGGTTGGATTGGTTCGATTGGTTGGCTTGGTTAGCTGGCTGTTCTgcgtttaatttaatttaaataaaacaatcatcGAGCCCTGGCAGAGTTAATTGCACGTTAACGCAgttcaacacaaaaaaaaatccaataaaaTATCCTATTAAATGGCTGCAATGGAAAAGTTTTGTGGGGGAAAGTTGGATCTGCTTTAGCCATAAGGGGAGAGGGAAAGTGCTTAAGCTAATTGCTGTTTCGGCAACGGGCGATAGGCGACAAGCAGCAGGCGGAACCggaaactggcatcaaaatggCCGCCAAACGCACTCACGTAGCGGGtaaatgtttcaattttcTGGCAGCTCAACGTGGCGCCGCAGACATTTAATAATAAACGCAGCTGCAGCGCCAAAGTTTTTCCGGATGTCTGTatggcttttatttttaaagcgcactcaaagaaacaaaaaatctacATAGCACTCGAGAACTCAACTAGGTTAGTTTGACATTGAAATGctttaagatttgaaaacatAATTGAATTTACATTTTCTATTCATATGTACATACGAATATATACTGAGAACAAACTCGATTCTTAGAGTGTAGACGAATGAAAAGACAACCGCGAGCAAATGGCCATCGACCATTTTGAAGCCTTTCGGCCAAAgagcaaacaaaattaaaaacgaaTTTCAAATGCCGTTGCCTGGCTCAAAAATGCAAATCGCATTCTCTGTCCCACACGTATATGTACACTCACTCACACATATGCAGCGCAAGATAGAGTCAGGACATGTTGCATACTTTCGGGCGCAAcatgcaattaaaatgcaaaaaagaCAGGTTGGCCTGCAGGCTGCCGAAAAACCAAAGACCAAAATCGATGCAGTGCCAAGTTGAAACGGAAATGCCAGAGCCGGAGAGCCCGGAGATCCGGCaccgtccgtctgtccgcttgtccgtcaGTCTGTGCAACGTCTGCGGTTAGAACAAGTTTGCCAGGCTGCTGGGATGTGTGCGTTTGTGTTCTTCGCTCTGTATGGGTGTATGCGTGTTGATTTAACGTTAAGCTTGTTGGATTTTTGCGTTTTGTCAACATTCCCCCGGCCAGTTCTCGGTGCATCTGTATCCGCATTCGCAGACTGTTGCTGCGGCTGCTTTCTCGGTCTCGGGGTGTTCAAATAATTGCCGATGGACTTTCGGGGCAAGAGCATTTCGAGATTGATTCTGGTATGGAAGTGTGTAGTTTATACTGTACGGTAACGGTCGCAATAATAGCGAAAATCGGAATACACttctttcaaaaataattccaaAAGAAAATGAACAACTGTGAcctgaaataataatttcaataattgtcaaagaaaaaatgattttaaaaattatcttacaaataaaataaaataaataaaataaaataataaatacaaatcgataaataataaaaaaaaaattatttaaatcataGTTTATTATAAGTcaaatagttaaaaaaaaaaaattgtcatTGTTTGTTTTCCTAGATCCTATGTTGGTTCCAATTGGTTATTGGCAATCTGTTtaaactaatttaaaaaaaatcaagtaaAAAGTCTTAGGGACTTTATTAAGTGCCATTTTTGCGACCGCTTTTGCGTTGTTCGATGTGTATGGCTTAGGCTAGGCTTACTCTTTATTATTGGTCAGGTGGCTATACTATACAGTGGGTTCAAGTGCTGATTCAGGTTGGGTCTCTCAATTAGTCCTATAGGTAAGCTTTAACTCAACGATTACTCTTTAATTCCTACGTCTATTTATGTTCCTATTGTTAAGTTATGAGTGTTTCCATATTGCTTTGTTGACTGGatagatttcctgttctgttTAGCCTCATCCTATGTCGATTATGCTCCTGTTTATTATATCACCTGATTGAGAAAACGGATTGATTTATTAAGGATCTAGGATCGGGATCTGGGATCCAATGTATCCGATATCTGATATCAAGACTTAAGCAGCTGCGCTGCTTAGGGCCGTATCCTAGGGATGCTTTGTGTAATTATTTAAGGGCATTTCGGTCACGTGGGTGTGGGCCACCTCCCCCTTGTTCCTCTCGTGCAGGGCCATCTCCAGAGGGGCACTGGCCGGCTTCTTCTGGGCCGCCTTTTGGTTTTTAAGCTGCAATATAAGAACTCTTAATAATGCCATGAAGTGAATGATTCTAAGTATATTTACTCTCTGTATGGTCTTTTCAAAATCTTGATGTGGCTCTGGTCGCTTCATAGTGCTACAGTTTCTTAGCCTCTCGTTTGTCTGAAAAATAGAGCAAAACATAAACTTCATTTTTAAGCTTTCTTATTCCctcaatttattaaatttaaagagtCCTAATAATTTTAGAGTTTAACATGATTTCCACAGAATTATGCCCACCCATGATTACTTCATTAACTCGAGAGCCAACCCAACAAATCGACACCTCAAAACAACCGCAGCCAGGGCTTCAGAATAGAAATGTCAAATGAAAGCGGCGGGGCAGCCGAATAAGTATAATGAAAGGCCAGCAGTCGAGTCCCCGAAGGACGAGGAGCATTTCCGCAGCAGACCGCATAATGAGTGCAAGTTTAGGAGCCGGAGTACGCGCTCCGGGCGACCTTTGACTTCTGGCTGGCACAGTGAAAAAGCGGGAAAGGAAATCCCCGAAACAGAGCAACATTGGGCAAAGAAAGGTAATGAGTGCCAGAGGACACGCCGCACACACAAAAGAAGTTATGTCCCCCAAAAACACGGAGCACAATTGTCGCCTGTGCCAGTGCTTAGCCCAAGTCATTTTCGAAATTGACCGCAAAACTCGCTGGGCAGCCGGACAGCCGGGCAACTGGACAGCAAAGTCCAAAAAGTCCGACCAAGCTGGACAATCTGCAGTCCTGGCGTCCACTCAGCAGCGGCAAATTGtgcttaaatattaaatgaacAGCCGGCGAAAGAAAAACCGGACAACAACCGTAAAACACAAAAAGTTATAAACTCTCGCCGGGTCCAAAGGACCCCAAAAAATACGGcaagccaaaataaaaaagtcccaaataaaaggtaaaaaaaaaagcaagaaaaGTACACAGCGGAGGtacacacacaaaacaaaacacattGGCACgcctgaaataataaaaacaaatgcgAACGGAAAAAAGACAATCGTGTGTAGGCAGAGGTGGCCCCTCCATCAACTCTCTCCCGTTTCCGGGATGACAACCGCAACAAAGCCCGAAACGCGCCAAGGTGCAAATGACCAGGTACCAGGTTCCAGGTTGCGGAGTTGCGGATTTGCCAGGACGTGCTCCTCCTCGGGTCCTTGATAACGCCCCCGACAATGCGATTGGCGCTCTAGTGCTCTGTGATCCCTTTGCCAGTTGGGACACTCAAAAAAATAGGTATACTTTTCAAGCAACTACTATAGGCGCCTAGAAAAAGTCAAAATGTCTTTTAAATTCGCTCATAATGTCATCCATTTAGATATTTAAAATCGTATAGTATTTTGCAGTGTAAAGTTCTACTTCATCTGCATCTGCCACCTGCACTTGCAGCGTGCCCTTTCCCATCGACAGTTCATATCTCGGAGTCTGACATTTGCATCCGGCACATGTCCTTGTCCACTGACCGCCCCATTCTGTCCCACCTCTTGGCGTTATTGCCATTGTCTGGTTTGGACCGTTCACCCGGCGCAAGTCAACGCAATTAACGGTAATTGCCTTTTATCGGCTTAGCCTTGATAAAGTTTTCCCACCCCAGGCTCCCACTTTTCCCCACCAAACGCGACCTCCCCAACTAGTGTTGTTGGTCCTGCGGCCATCGTTGTTATTTGTAGGTTTACGcggtttttatattttaatttaattttataagtagTCCGGATCCCGACCGCCGCTTCCCAGCCAGGAGGGGGAGGCTCTGAAACTTGTCTATGGCTAAAATTCGACATTAAACAGAGCAGCGGATGGGCTGGGCATTGgaaaagtttttgttttgaatgcGGCTAGGAAATGCTTTGAAGTTGGCTCCGAATTATGGAACTTTTTATGGCATTCTAGGGAAATGGGTAGCGAGCAAGTAGACGGAGGGGACTTCAGGGGACATCCGATCTTCAAATAAGGAAGCTGCCAGAGAAATGCCAAAAACTTTAAACATTTCCTTAAATATCAAGCACCTCAAAGAGTTTCGGATGCTTGACCTACGAAAGTGACACTTATATTTGTCACCACAACGTATTTCTTCACGAAAATTatctatgtatatttttttgttaacttttttcaaaataaagtcAATTCCTTAACGaccatttcaaaatttttgtggCCCATTTCAAGATAGGTCCTCTACGGAAATGACAAAATCACACATGGTGTGAGTTGTTCCTAATGGAATGACCTCCGACTCACCTTCAGTTGCATTCCCTCGCCGGCGTTCAGTTCATCTCCACTCTGCCGAAGGCCGTTCAAAAATCGGGCGAAGACCGTGCGCCGCTGCTTGTGTTTGTTCCGACCCTCTGCCACAGATACAAATCCAAATCCGGGTTCAGGTGCAGAGATGCAGATACAGAGTCGTGAAAGAAATGAAGCGAACAATCAAATCGAGAATCAAACAGACATTCATTTGATTAACCAGACAGTCAAAGTTGAAGCGTAAAaaccaatttaattgaattaaaagccataaaaaccaAACAGCCGACAAACTGTCTCTAACCGCATCCACGGAAGGATCTCTCTCACCTGTTGCCGAAAAGTCGTAAAAGAAATTGGACCGCGCTCCCGGGTAACTGTGCTGCATTCCGTTCAGATTCAGAGCCGATTTCGAGTCGATGGCATTCCGGGCCATCCTATTGGCCAAGTCGTTCTGCGTGTAGCTGTAGATCTCGTTCTCCTCGCGGTTCGACAGGCAGCTGGATGGCTTTAAAAATTTACAGCCAAAGGAGGTTTGGAAAATTGATTATTTTCTTACTAAAcacgtttttatttttgcaaacataataaaaacttttGGGTGGATTTCTTACAGTGCAGAGCCATATATAACCGCGCACATGTGTCTGCATAATAAACGAACTCGGAATGAATTAGAGTCTGATTAGCTCGGGCGGTCGTAAAAGCCTCCCGCAGGCAAAGGAGGTTATAAAAGGTCATAGGGTACCAGGAATGGCGTCGCTTACCAAGTACTTGCCGGGCACATACAGTGGCTGGCTGTGGCTGGTGGGCAGCACCGAGGAACCGACCAGACCCCCGCTCATTCCCGATCCGCTGCAGCTCGGCCCCGCCATCCGATTCCGGCTGAGCGTGTGGCCAGTGGAGATGCGAACGTGGCGCTCCTTCCACTTGGACAGACGCACCTGCTCGATGGCGTCCAAGACGTCCTCGTACGGCATGTTGATCTGTTTGCTGTAGTGGGCGGCCAGTCCTTCCAGGTAGCCTCGCTTGCCCTCCTGCAAAGATAGAATTAATATGGATTCACAAACCTACGAGATATCCTACAtatcttatttaaaaaagctCATAAAATCAATGGAATCTAATTAAGATTATCTGATTGATTTCGGACTTCCCCAAGACCCACATTTCTCATCTGTATGCTTCTACGGACAGATCCTGAAGGAGAACTCTGAGGCCAGGGTCAAAAGTGGCTGTCTAGAGGAGAAAGAAGGTCGCTAGGTAGCCAGGATACAAGACAGACACACACAAGTGTTAATATCTTCCGGTAATTAGCGTGAGGTTGCCACTTAAATGTGTCCTGTTTGACATTCAAAGCGGTCACTGAAGCGGCAGCATCGTGCTCCTTTATGCTGCCACTGGCTTTGACTGAACCCCGGCATCCGTATCTGCATCTGTGTATCTGAGCCTGCACATGCACCTGCCCCTGTGCCCTGCaccagcccagcccagcccctCGTGCTTGGCAAATTCATTTAGCGCCGCATTCAAGTAATGCACATGCAAACATTTGTGCTGAAATGCAACTTGTCTGCAGCTGTCAGTCAGTTagacacacaaatacacacacagaCAATCGCACAAGCGCCCTGGCAGACTCACAGATACACCCAGAGGGATGTCTGCCTCATCAGCGCAAAGTGCAATTAGTTCAAGTTGCAACTCGCGCCCAGACAGCTCGACTACACAGTGGGCGAATGAGATGGGCGGATGTAAGCCAACAAGTCTCAGAGAAAACTACGGCAGACACCTTTCCTTGCCGCCGGCTTTCCCGCTTTCTCCACTCGCTGTAATTCCATTTGAGCCTTAAAGTAACATTTCAATTTGCGCAACAATCGTAAATATTTAACCACAACTTGGCAAACAAACTATTTCGCAAGCAAGTACTTCCAGAAAAATAATAGCAACTAAAGCTAATTACAATGCAAAGCAGCGATTTCTGGAGCTCTGCTTGCGGAAAAGTTTTGGCTCCTGCCGAAGGAGATGTCTGCCTTCCTTGACAGGAACTGCCAAAGAGATATGCACAGAAAACAAACTCTACCTCTTTGAATCAAAATTATGATTAATTAAAACACTGCAGATACGTTTGGGAGGGAACCCTGACTAAAATATGCTTTTCCAAGTGCCTTGCTAAAGGAGGAGCTGAAGCGGAACCCAAAGAATCGCATGTCCTGCATACTAAGGAGCTTTCTCGAATAGTGTCTGCGAAACTGTCAACACTCTGCTATGCGCTCAATAGGCGCCACTGCCTCTGCGACACGCCCATTTCAGCTGAAAGCACCACGCCCCCGAGATGAGGCATGCCTCTTCAAATAACTTTAAATGTAGATGGGCACGCATCTATTTGCATTGCATTGAGATTGCATTTCTTTTGGCGGAATGCAGGCGTACCTGAACCAGTGACATGCTTTCAGCCAACTGCAGATAAAAATGCACAGATACACCCGCCCCTCCCCCACTCGAAAAATGTGGACAAAAGCCAACGACTCATCAGAACCAGCCTGGCTGACAAGTGCCTTTCAATATGAATTTATTCACACAGACACACTGGGTGGTTCTTGAAATAAGCGAAGGgtttaaaagaaatatatgTAAGTTTTCCCGAAaccaaatattaaataaatctgatataaaaacaacaTATTTAAGAATCTCCTACAATCTATGGAAaagcaaaatatttaattttaaattttaaagttcaAGTTCAATACATTTTTTAGCCACAGTAGTTTTTAGTCCATACGTGTGGTTCTATTTTCCATAAAATTCTACGCGGTTTTTGGCCGGCTGAAAATTCCAATTTGCTGGCCAGGCCATTTTGGCCGATCGTTTAATTGCTCCCCCCACAGCTCCCTTCCCAGTGCCGGCGAATCGTGACCACAATGCAGAGCTTTATCTCTAAGCCAGCAGCAGTGACCAAAAAATACGCgccaaaataaacaaaattaacgcAATGCAAAATCATTTCCCCGGCCAGGGACCACCGACATgcatataataaaataaacaaaaaccaggAATGGGCATGGGCTGTGGGAGGAGGTGCTAGAATGGGTCAGGAGGGGACTTGGGAATGCTGAGGTGGCCCAGCGGGTTGGCCACTCGGTTTAACTAAATTAAAATCGTGTTAATTTCACATTAGAGCGCACACAGAGCTCACTGGCTCCCCAAACGCCTGTCACACATTGCACACTGCAATGTTATGGCGGTCCTGGACCCTGGCCACCCGGTTTCCTTCCTCTCTAGCCCCTAACTAGCCCCACGTCTATCCCCACTTCTCCCGGGGGGCTCAGTGGCAGCATGCAAATTGCCAGAGCCCTAAACAAAATGACCAAAGATAAGAACAATCGCCTGGCTTGTTTTCGTGGGGGAAACTATTATAAACCTGGAAAtaaattatgttttaaacAGGTGAAAATTAAGGTACTAATAGAGCTCTGGGGTTAACTCAATCAGTGTTTTAAAATAGCTAAAAGCtgcagaaaataaatttaaaaatctcaaaCAATCGATCGAGCTGTGCCCTTAAAAGTGATGTGCCCCACGAATCTATACTTACCGGAGTGGAGTATGGGTGGGCAGTGAGGCGAATGCCATCGGCCTCGAGATGTCGCTTCATGACCGCCTCGAGCTCCTTCATGGTCACCGGCGTATCACAGTCGGTGGCCAGGATCTCGTTGCTGCTGCTCAAGGACGCCGCCTTGGGGTCGTTGATTAGGACATAGACAATGGCCGCCCCCTTCTCCCGCAGCATCCGCACGTTCTTGAGCAGCTTGCCCCGGTGCGAGGGCGTCTCCACCCCTATGGCGTCCAGATCGATCTCCCCGATTTGCTTGCAGATCTCCAGCTCGTCGTAGCCATTCTCCAGAAAACTCTCCCCATACTGGCCCATTCCGATGGTGCGCAACCACTCGCAGACTATGTTGGTGGTGTGGTGGTGCGGCATGGTGCCACTGGAATGCGCGTTCGCGTATCACGTGGCCCCACTGCCGAGGGGCAGATCGAGCGGTGCAAACGAGACCTTGGCCAGGCGTTGGTGCGACTTGGACGCACTGGGTGCCCCACATCCGCTAGCTGCTCCACCGGGTGTCCCAGCCGCAGTGGCAGTTCCAGTGGCAGCCGCCTCCGGTTGATTGCAGCTGCTGGCGGCACTGCTGCAACTGCTACTGGATGTTGCTTTCATAGCAGCGGCAACTGGAAAGTGTTAAACGGGATACTCTGAGGAAGAAAtcagaaaatatattaatataattggCTGTTAAAGTTCTATACATGTTTAAAATAATCGACTTATTAAAGTTATAAATGAATAATCCAAAATGCATGCTACTGATTAAATTATTACGGTAGCCAACCCCCCTAACTGCAGTAATGAATTAAATTGACTTATTGTGGGCAAGGAAAGAGTGGCATTATTATGACGTTCATTTGCCAAGTGCAACagtgcgtatgcgtaatattgtTTCGACTACTTCCGGTGGCCAGGGTGGCCATTAAATCGAGCACCCCCGCCCAGACAGGTGAGGAGACGGCAGAAACTGGATACTGGATACTGGAAGGTCAGGGAGGGTCAGGGGGTGGACTGGCATATCAATTTGCGTTAATAGCAGTCATTGTTCACTCGCATCGGGGGAGACGGAGCTCTGAGAGAGTTCTGCCTATCCCGGAGTCCTCCGCCTATAAGCACTTAATGATAATGCTCGGTCATGTACACGGGCCACTAAAACACTTGAATATGCTTAGCCCCGGAAGCCACTTGCATATGAATAAGCCACTTAAAATGACAGATGGACCAACACACACCATCCCCACCCCACGCACGCATATCCTCCGAGGATGTCGGGGAGACTGGAAGACTGCGCCCTCGGGTCACAGACGAAAAGACAAAAGGAAGTCGCCTAACTATTTGCCAGATCCTTCTCCTTTGTTTgttgtacatacatatatttgtgtgtttggctgtaaaaatatttttgcttgtCGAAAAATGAAATGCAAATGTCTGCTGGCAGCAGAAATATTGTCCAGCCAGGTGGCACGACTCCACCCACCGACTGACCCAAAAATCCCACAAAAGACCCCAAAGTGAAAGTAGAGACCAGGGGGCAGACAATAGCATAATGAAAATAATGTGGCTACAGTTTGcccaaacacacaaaacacacaaaatGCTGCAGCTGTCATTGAGTGTTCTTAGATTGGAGTGGATCCGTTGGAGTCGGTGCCATTGGATTTCCTGTTTTGCCGGCCCGTGGAATTATGTACAAGAATTCAGATTTGCCGTCCAAAGTGAGAGACAACTAATTGACCCGGCTTGACTTGGCTTCGTCGCATGCCTCTCATATTAATAAACACATGCTGGAACAAGAGCCAGGAATGCTGCTGGATGGACAatggggcgtatgagtaaccTCTGCCAAGGGGTTGAAGTCGTCGGAGATGACGATGCTTTATGAAATCTTATGGAGGAAAATTGCTGAAAGGCTCTAGACCATGAGGCAGGGGTACACTGATATTCCAGCCAATTTGAAGCCATTTAGGAATTAAAATGATTTCACTAAGGCAGTCACTAAAATAAGGGGGTTATCGATTTCTGGTAAAGAGTAAGTACAAATAGAATATCATGGAAAGATATGGCACTTCAAacgatatttatttatttatgtagtGTC
This window contains:
- the LOC6499735 gene encoding uncharacterized protein LOC6499735 → MPHHHTTNIVCEWLRTIGMGQYGESFLENGYDELEICKQIGEIDLDAIGVETPSHRGKLLKNVRMLREKGAAIVYVLINDPKAASLSSSNEILATDCDTPVTMKELEAVMKRHLEADGIRLTAHPYSTPEGKRGYLEGLAAHYSKQINMPYEDVLDAIEQVRLSKWKERHVRISTGHTLSRNRMAGPSCSGSGMSGGLVGSSVLPTSHSQPLYVPGKYLPSSCLSNREENEIYSYTQNDLANRMARNAIDSKSALNLNGMQHSYPGARSNFFYDFSATEGRNKHKQRRTVFARFLNGLRQSGDELNAGEGMQLKTNERLRNCSTMKRPEPHQDFEKTIQRLKNQKAAQKKPASAPLEMALHERNKGEVAHTHVTEMPLNNYTKHP